The DNA segment ATTGGTGCCCTCACTGGCCTCGCTCCAGTCGGCGCCCAACCACAGCCCGGCGCGCTCGAAAATACGCCGCTCGGTAGGCGCGGTGACGCAATTGAGGATCACCCCACGGGCGTCGGTCAGCAATACCGCGTGCCCCGCGCCCGATAGCTGCTGGTGCAGGCTGTTCATTTCGGTGCCGGCGATCTGCAACACCTGGCGCAGGCGTTCGCGGGTTTCCAGCAGGCGCCCGTGTTCGAGCACCACCGGCGCCTGGCCACGGTCAGGGTCGAGGTGATAGTCCTCCAGGCAGCGCAGCCAGGAGCGGGCGATCGAAGGGTCGCTAGCAGGTCCGCTGCCCTCGCCACGGGCAACTGTCAGGACTTGATGGGCATGGCGGCTGAACGCATTGCTCTGCATTTGTTGTTGTGCTCCGCAGATAGAGACTCAGGGCCAGCATCCTCCACCCGGCAAGGCTTTGCAATGGCGCACTGACCCACAGGTCACGCAGCGTGTCATTAGCGGTACAAACTGTCACTGCGCCCGTGCCATAGCGGGTACACAGGGGCTCAACAATACCGGAATGAGCGCAGTAACTCCTTGATTCACAAGGAGCGCCCGGCAGTGGCCCAAGCTTTGCTCTACGCTTTCCAACTCCCCAACAAACACAATAGCCAGGAGAGACACCATGCGTTACGCACATCCCGGTACCGAAGGCTCCAAGGTCAGCTTCAAGAGCCGTTACGGGAACTTCATCGGTGGCGAGTTCGTAGCTCCGGTCAAAGGGCAATATTTCGAAAACACTTCTCCGGTGAACGGCAAGCTGATCGCCGAATTCCCCCGCTCCACTGCCGAAGACATCGATAAGGCGCTGGACGCCGCGCATGCAGCCGCCGACGCCTGGGGCCGCACCTCGGTGCAGGACCGCTCCAACGTCCTGCTGAAAATCGCCGACCGCATCGAGCAGAACCTCGAACTGCTGGCCATCACCGAAACCTGGGACAACGGCAAGCCGGTGCGCGAAACCCTCAACGCCGACATCCCACTGGCCGTGGACCACTTCCGCTACTTCGCTGGCTGCATCCGCGCCCAGGAAGGCGGCGCCGCCGAGATCAACGAAGGCACCGTGGCCTATCACATCCACGAACCGCTGGGCGTGGTCGGGCAGATCATTCCGTGGAACTTCCCGATCCTGATGGCCGCCTGGAAACTCGCCCCGGCCCTGGCCGCCGGTAACTGCGTGGTGCTCAAGCCGGCCGAGCAGACCCCACTGGGCATCACCGTGCTGGTCGAGCTGATCGGCGACCTGCTGCCGCCGGGCGTGCTAAACGTGGTGCAAGGTTATGGCCGTGAAGCGGGCGAGGCCCTGGCCACCAGCAAGCGCATCGCCAAGATCGCCTTCACCGGCTCCACCCCAGTCGGCTCGCACATCATGAAATGCGCAGCCGAGAACATCATCCCGTCCACCGTCGAGCTGGGCGGCAAGTCGCCGAACATCTACTTCGAAGACATCATGCAGGCCGAGCCGAGCTTCATCGACAAGGCTGCCGAAGGCATGGTCCTGGCGTTCTTCAACCAGGGCGAAGTGTGCACCTGTCCTTCGCGGGCGCTGGTGCAGGAGTCGATCTACCCGCAGTTCATGGAAGCGGTGCTGAACAAGGTCAAGAAGATCAAGCGTGGCGACCCGCTGGACACCGACACCATGGTCGGCGCCCAGGCCTCGCAGCAACAGTTCGAGAAAATCCTCTCGTACCTGGACATCGCCCAGGAAGAAGGCGCCGAGCTGCTCACTGGCGGCAAGGTGGAAAAACTCGAAGGCGCCCTGGCGACCGGCTATTACATCCAGCCGACCCTGCTCAAGGGCAACAACAAGATGCGCGTGTTCCAGGAAGAGATCTTCGGCCCGGTGGTCAGCGTCACTACCTTCAAGGATGAAGCCGAAGCGCTGGCGATTGCCAACGACACCGAGTTCGGTCTGGGCGCCGGCGTGTGGACCCGTGATATCAACCGCGCCTACCGCATGGGCCGTGGGATCAAGGCAGGCCGGGTGTGGACCAACTGCTACCACCTGTACCCGGCGCACGCCGCGTTTGGCGGCTATAAGAAATCCGGCGTAGGCCGTGAAACCCACAAGATGATGCTCGATCATTATCAGCAGACCAAGAACCTGCTGGTGAGCTACGACATCAATCCGCTGGGCTTCTTCTAACACCGGGTGATCCCATCGCGGGGCAAGCCCGCTCCCACAGGTACACCACTGCATTTGAAACTGTGCTGTCCCTGTGGGAACGGGCTTGCCCGCGAAGAGGCCGGCACTGACTTTTACCATTCCAGACCGGATCGTCTGAACGAACCGCTCTGGCTCGCTTCCTGCAGTACCCATCACCATCGGCCGGAAGCCTTCCGGCCACCAAGAAAAACAACAGGTGAACCTATGCCAAGCGATCATTCCGGTAGCACACCGGCCACTTCTTCCGTCGACTTCGAAAAAGTCGGCTCAGACTATTTCCAGCAACGTGAACTGAAAAAAGGCGCCGCCGGCTGGGTCTTGCTGGTCGGCCTGGGGGTCGCCTACGTGATCTCCGGCGACTACGCCGGGTGGAACTTCGGCCTGGCCCAAGGCGGCTGGGGCGGCATGTTCCTCGCCACCCTGCTGATGGCCACCATGTACCTGTGCATGTGCTTCTCGCTGGCCGAACTGTCGTCGATGATCCCCACCGCAGGCGGCGGCTACGGCTTCGCCCGTAGCGCCTTCGGCCCCTGGGGCGGCTTCTTGACCGGTACCGCGATCCTCATCGAATACGCCATCGCCCCGGCCGCTATCGCGGTGTTCATCGGCGCCTATTGCCAGTCACTGTTCGGCATCGGCGGCTGGATGATTTATCTCGCCTTCTACATCGTCTTCATCGGCATCCACATCTTCGGTGTTGGCGAGGCGTTGAAACTGATGTTCATCATCACCGCGGTGGCGGCGATTGCCCTGGTGGTGTTCCTGATCGGCATGGTGCCCCATTTTGATGCAGCCAACCTGTTCGATATCGCCCCAACCAGCGCGGCAGGCGCCAGCAGCTTCCTGCCATTCGGCTACATCGGCGTGTGGGCGGCGATCCCCTATGCGATCTGGTTCTTCCTGGCGGTCGAAGGTGTGCCATTGGCTGCCGAAGAAACCAAGAACCCCAAACGCGACCTGCCGCGCGGTCTGATCGGGGCGATGCTGGTGCTGCTCGCCTTTGCCCTGCTGATTCTGGTGATCGGCCCGGGTGGCGCGGGTTCCGAAGCGCTCAAGGCCTCGGGCAATCCTCTGGTCGAGGCGCTGTCGAAGGCTTACGGCGGCTCAACCTGGATGGGCAACTTCGTCAACCTGGTCGGCCTTGCTGGCCTGATCGCCAGCTTCTTCTCGATCATCTACGCCTATTCGCGGCAGATCTTTGCGCTTTCTCGCGCCGGCTACCTGCCACGCAAATTGTCCGAGACCAACAAAAGCAAAGCGCCCGTGCTGGCCCTGGTCATCCCGGGGATCATCGGTTTCGCCCTGTCGCTGACTGGCCAGGGTGACTTGCTGATCCTGGTCGCGGTGTTCGGCGCCACCCTGTCGTACGTGCTGATGATGGCCGCACACATCACCCTGCGTATTCGTCGCCCCAAGATGGAGCGTCCGTACCGCACCCCAGGCGGCATCTTCACCTCGGGCGTGGCCCTGGTCTTGGCGTGCCTGGCGGTGGTCGCCGGATTCCTGGTCGATCCGCGCGTGGTGATTGGCGCGGCAGTGATCTATGGGGTATTAATTGCCTACTTTGCTTTCTACAGCCGCCACCACTTGGTAGCGGGGACGCCGGAAGAGGAATTCGCCGCGATCCAAAAGGCCGAAGAGGCCCTGCACTGATCGCCGATACGCGCCGCAGCTAGCTCCTGCGGCGCTCTGGAGAGTCTGTATGGCAAGTTTCGTACACACGGTAGGCAACCTGGTCTACCGCTTCGACAGCCTCAAGGAAGTCATGGCCAAGGCCAGCCCGGCGCGCTCGGGCGACTTTCTGGCTGGGGTCGCGGCCAGCAACGACGGCGAACGGGTCGCCGCGCAGATGGCCCTGGCCAACATCCCGCTCACGCATTTTTTGAGTGAGGCGCTGATCCCTTATGAGCAAGACGAAGTCACCCGGCTGATCATCGACAGCCATGACGCCGAAGCCTTTGCCCCGGTCAGCCACCTGACGGTGGGCGGCCTGCGCGACTGGCTGCTCGGCGAAGACGCCACGCAAGACAGCCTACGCGCCCTCGCCCCCGGCCTGACCCCGGAAATGGCTGCGGCAGTGTCGAAAATCATGCGCGTGCAGGATCTGGTGCTGGTCGCGCAGAAAATCCGCGTGGAGACCCAGTTCCGCGGCACCATGGGCCTGCGCGGTCGGCTGTCGACCCGCCTGCAACCGAACCATCCGACCGATGAACCGGCCGGGATCGCCGCGAGCATCCTCGACGGGCTGCTGTATGGCAACGGTGACGCCATGATCGGCATCAACCCGGCCACCGACAGTATTTCTTCGATCTGCGCCATGCTGGAAATGCTCGATGCGATCATCCAGCGCTACCAGATCCCCACCCAGGCCTGCGTGCTGACTCACGTCACCACCTCGATCGAGGCGATCAACCGCGGCGTGCCGCTGGACCTGGTATTCCAGTCCATCGCCGGCACCGAGGCGGCCAACGCCGGCTTTGGCATCAATCTCAATGTCCTGCAGGAAGGCTATGAAGCCGGCCTGTCGCTCAAGCGCGGCACCCTCGGCCAGAACCTGATGTATTTCGAAACCGGCCAAGGCAGCGCCCTGTCGGCCAACGCTCACCATGGCGTTGACCAGCAGACCTGCGAAACCCGCGCCTATGCCGTGGCCCGCCATTTCAAGCCGTTTCTGGTCAACACCGTGGTCGGCTTCATCGGCCCGGAATACCTGTACAACGGCAAGCAGATCATCCGCGCCGGCCTGGAGGACCACTTCTGCGGCAAGCTGCTGGGCGTGCCGATGGGCTGCGACATCTGCTACACCAACCACGCCGAAGCCGACCAGGACGACATGGACACCCTGCTGACCCTGCTGGGTGTGGCCGGGATCAACTTCATCATGGGCATCCCCGGCTCCGACGACATCATGCTCAATTACCAGACCACCTCGTTCCACGACGCGCTATATGCGCGCCAGACCCTGGGCCTCAAGCCCGGCCCGGAATTCGAGGCGTGGCTTGAGCGCACCGGCATCTTCACCCAGGCCGATGGCCGCATTCGCTTTGGCGACAACCTGCCGCCCGCTTTCCGCCAAGCCTTGGCGCAGTTGGCCTAGAGGTGACCATGGAACGACACACGCCCACCCACGACAACCCCTGGTTGGCCCTGCGCAATCTCACCCCGGCGCGGATTGCCCTGGGCCGCAGCGGCATCAGCCTGCCGACCGGCGCCCAGCTGGATTTCCAGTTCGCTCACGCCCAGGCCCGTGATGCGGTGCACCTGGCCTTCGATCACGCGAGCCTGCGCAGCCAACTGAGCGAACGCGGCCGAGACAGCCTGCTGTTGCACAGCGCCGCCAGCGACCGCGACCAGTACCTGCAACGCCCGGATCTGGGCCGCCGGCTGAACCAGGAGTCGGTCCAGCAACTGCGCGAGCACGCCCAAGCCAATCCGGGTGGCGTCGACCTGGCCATCGTGGTCGCCGACGGTCTGTCGGCCCTGGCCGTACACCGCCATACCTTGCCGTTGCTCGCGCGCTTCGAAGAGCAGGCCGCCGCTGACGGCTGGAGCAGTGCCCCGGTGGTGCTGGTCGAGCAAGGCCGGGTTGCCGTGGCCGATGAAGTCGGTGAACTGCTTGGCGCACGCATGACCGTGATGTTGATCGGCGAACGCCCTGGCCTGAGCTCGCCAGACAGCCTTGGCCTGTACTTCACCTACGGCCCCAAGGTCGGCCTGACCGACGCCTATCGCAACTGCATTTCCAACGTACGCCTGGAGGGTTTGAGCTACGGCATGGCCGCTCACCGCCTGTTGTACCTGATGCGCGAAGCCTGCCGGCGCCAGCTGTCGGGGGTGAATCTTAAGGACGAAGCCGAGGTCCATAGCCTCGACACTGAAAACTCTTCAAGCAAAAGCGGAAACTTCCTACTTGGGGAAGAGTAAAAATCATGTCACGGAAGGTGGATTGCGCTTCTAGCCTGCATTGGGGCAGCATGCCCTTGAAAGCTGCTGGCAATCCGCTGTTTCCCCAAATGGACTCTGAGGGCCGCACATGCGCATCATCAAGGCAACCCTGGAACACCTCGACCTGCTCAACCCGTTGTTCGTGAAGTACCGCGAGTTCTATGGGCAGTTGCCCTATCCGGACAGTTCGCGCAGCTTCCTCGAGAAGCGCCTCAGGCTCAAAGAGTCGGTGATCTACCTGGCGCTGGCGGATGATGACGACAGCAAGCTGCTGGGTTTCTGCCAGCTGTATCCGAGCTTCTCGTCGCTGTCGCTCAAGCGCGTGTGGATTCTCAACGACATCTACGTGGCCGAAGACGCCCGGCGCATGCTGGTGGCCGACCACCTGATGCGCGAGGCCAAGAAAATGGCCAAAGAAACCAATGCCGTGCGCATGCGGGTGTCGACCAGCAGTGATAACGAGGTGGCGAAGAAAACCTACGAATCCATGGGCTTTCGCGAAGATACCGAGTTCACCAGCTACATTTTGCCGATCAACCAGGATTGAGCTACCCCACGCGAGGTCGCTATGCGGGTTGTGGCCAAGCGTGGGAGCGGGCTTGCCCCGCGATTGCGGCAACCCGTTCCCACGTAGCCCTCATCCCAGCCAAACCATCGTAACCCGCCGCTACAATCTCCCCGGGCACAATCTCCCCTTGTCCGTATAATGCCCCTCCTACATGTGTGAAAATTTACCCACTCGCAGGTAAACAAGCCTACGGCCTTGCCGATCTCCGTCTTTGCGCGCCCGTAGTCGCGGGTCAAGAACACAGGTGCTGTACATGGATTTCAACCCGCTGGACCTTATCCTGCATCTCGATGCCTACCTCGATCTGCTGGTCACCAACTACGGCCCCTGGATCTACGCCATTCTGTTTGCCGTGATCTTCTGCGAGACCGGCCTGGTGGTGATGCCCTTCCTGCCCGGCGACTCGCTGCTGTTCATCGCTGGTGCCGTGGCCGCAGGCGGCGGAATGGACCCAGTACTGCTGTCCGGCCTACTGATGGCGGCGGCAATCATGGGCGACAGTACCAATTATGTGATCGGGCGAACGGCGGGCGAACGCTTGTTCAACAAACCCGATTCGAAGATCTTCCGCCGCGATTACCTGCAGCGCACCCACGAATTCTACGAGCGCCACGGCGGCAAGACCGTGACCCTGGCGCGTTTCCTGCCGATCCTGCGCACCTTTGCGCCGTTCGTCGCCGGCATCGCCCACATGCATTACCCGCGCTTCCTGGCCTTCAGCGTCGCCGGCTCGCTGTTGTGGGTCGGCGGCCTGGTCACCCTGGGCTTCTTCTTCGGCAATGTGCCGTTCATCAAGCAGCACCTGTCGCTGATGGTCGTCGCCATCATCGTCTTGTCGCTGGTGCCGATGATCCTCGGTTTGCTGCGTGGCCGCTTCGGCCGCGCCGCCAAGGCGCACTGACCGGCCCATGTGGTCGTTACGCGCCTGGCGGCGTCGACGTACCCTGGCCCGTTATCCGATCGATGCCCAGCTGTGGCAGGCTGTTCGTGAACAGCTGCCACTGCTCGACGGTATCAGCGAGGAAGAAGACCGCTGGCTGCGCGAAGCCTGCGTGTTGTTTCTGCATGACAAGCACCTGACCACCCTGCCCGGCGTCGAGCTGGACGACCAGCAGCCCCTGCTGCTCGCCGCCCAGGCCCAGTTGCCACTGCTGCACCTGGGCGACCTGGACTGGTATCAAGGCTTTCACGAAATCATCCTCTACCCCGACGACTTCAAAAGCCCCCAGCGCCACCGCGACGCCAGCGGCGTCGAGCACGTGTATGACGGCGAACACAGCGGCGAAGCCTGGCAACAAGGCCCGGTGATCCTGGCCTGGGACGGCGTGCTCAGCGGGGGTGGCTGGGAGGCCTACAACCTGGTGATCCACGAGCTGGCGCACAAACTCGACATGCTCAACGGCGACGCCAACGGCCTGCCGCCACTGCACAGCGACATGCACGTCGGCGACTGGTCCAAGGCCATGCAACACGCCTACGACGATCTCAACCGGCAGCTGGACGCCAACCCTGAAGCCGAGACCGCCATCGACCCCTACGCTGCGGAAAACCCCGGCGAATTCTTTGCCGTCACCAGCGAGTATTTCTTCAGCGCCCCCGACCTGCTGCACCAGGCTTATCCACAGGTGTACCAGCAATTGGCGCTGTTCTACCGCCAGGATCCATTAGCCCGCCTGAGCCAACTACAGGCCGAACATCCGCTGTACCGCGATCATCAGCACTGACATGCTCCTGCACACGCCCGCACATCAGGCAGGGCGTGGCGTGGCCCAGCAGAATATGCCTATAATCGCCGCCAATTTTCCGATCAGACACGGGGGCACTGCCCAATGAGCTACAGCAAGATTCCGGCTGGCAAAGACCTGCCGAACGACATCTACGTCGCCATCGAGATCCCGGCTAACCACGCGCCGATCAAATACGAGATCGACAAAGACAGCGACGCGCTGTTCGTCGACCGTTTCATGGCTACCCCGATGTTCTACCCAGCCAACTACGGCTACATCCCCAACACCCTGGCTGACGACGGTGATCCGCTCGACGTGCTGGTCGTGACCCCTTACCCGGTCGCTCCAGGCTCGGTCATCCGCGCCCGTCCAGTCGGCATCCTGAACATGACCGACGACGGCGGCGGCGACGCCAAAGTCATCGCCGTACCGCACGACAAGCTGTCGCAGCTGTACGTCGACGTCAAAGAGTACACCGACCTGCCAGCGCTGCTGATCCAGCAGATCGAGCACTTCTTCGCGAACTACAAAGATCTCGAGAAGGGCAAGTGGGTCAAGATCGAAGGCTGGGACGGCGCTGACGCCGCCCGTGCCGCGATCACCAAATCGGTTGCAGCCTACAAAGGCTAAGCCCGATGGGTATCTAGAGCCCCGCTTCGGCGGGGCTTTTTTGTGCCTGCTCAACGGCGGTAAGGGCAATATCCAAGAAAAGTCCTACTCAGTCCTAGGAGCCGTCTCTCAATACACGCCATTTCTCACACACCACGCAAACCTCAGGTTCATTTTCCCGCAGCCGCTTGCCCGCTAGACTCGGACCCATGACTACCTCTGGTGACCGCCTAAAGTCACTCCTTCAGGAGTGCGAACTAACCCCTTCCGACTTCGCTGCCCAGCGCGGCGTCACGCCCCAGCACGTCAACAACTGGTTCAAGCGCGGTATTCCTCTGGCCCGCCTCGATGAAACCGCCGACCTGTTCTGCGTGCACCGTCGCTGGCTGCTAAGCGGCGAAGGCCCTAAACATCCAAGCCCGATCCTGCGCCAAAGCCTCTTAACGCCCACCCCGGCAAAAGCCAGCCCGCTGCTGGGCGACGATACGCGCATGATAAACATCGCCCTACACAGCGTGCGCAACAGGCGTCTGCAAGCCGACCAACACAGCTATCTGCCGCTCCCCCAGCAAGCCCTCGAAGCGCTTGGCGTGGCAGTGGAACAGGCCATCTGCGTGAACATGCCCGCCGCCAACATGGCCCCGCTGATCCCCGTGAACGCCATCGTTGCCATCGACCGGGGCATGACTCAAGTCGTCGAAGGCCAAGCCTATGCCCTACTGCACAACGGCCAACTGAAAGTGCACAGTCTCAGCCTCGGCAACAACGACACCCTGTGTTTACACAGCCACGACCGCCGCAATTACGCCGTCGAGCGCTACACCCCCGCCCAACGCCATGCGCAAGGCCTGGAAATCCTTGGCCGGGTGTTTCATTGGTCATATTTCAGCCAGCCAGTATCAGGCTGAAACACCCAGTGCCACTTTTTGCTGGGCAACACGAGCGAGCCCTAGTATCCTTGCCCGCACATTTCGCCCCAGACCGGCCAAGGCCGCGCTCCAGAGGGCCTGGCGACGCCTCATACAGCCGTCTGCCATCTTTTTCATGGTCCTTGAGGCCATACCGTTTAAGGCGGTTGCGGCTTACCAAAAATGAGCCAAGATCGTCCCCGAGAAGCCGGCCACAAGCCGGCTTTTTAATGCGTAAAATTTGAGTTGGCACTGACACACCACGTGACACAAGGATCGTTGTGCCCTGGCCGCTATGCGCGCACGTCCCTAAAAGACATCGAGACTTACGCGCCGCAGTGTGTGGCCATCGCCGATGCCAAGGTAAAAATAGCAACCTTGAGCAATCCGCCAAAATTTCCTGCGTTAGGACAAATCCAGTGCCGGCTCTGGTCGACCCCACCTACCAAGCCTCCCCTGCTGACCCAACCGGCTGGACGATGCTTGTATAGCGAAGTCTTCTGAAGACTCGTCACAGCAGATGACGCGCGGAGCAAGCCATAACGAGATCGCCTGATGAAACTGACCACCTTCACCCTGGCATTGGCCCTCGTGATAACCAGCGCCCCCGCCCTGGCACGACCCATGCCGGAGCAGAAAATGGACACCAGCCTGCTGCAACGTCAGGACCTGGCCTACCGCTTCACCACCCTCACACTGGATTCGGCCGACGGCAAGCGCCACTACCAGCTATGGATCGGCACGCCCCAGCGACCCGCCCCTGCAACAGGCTATCCGGTGCTGTGGATGCTCGATGGCAACGCCGCCCTCGGCGCGCTCGACCCAGCCCTGCTCGATCAACTCGCCAAGGGCCAGGCACCACTGCTGGTTGCCGTAGGCTATCAAACCGCGCAACGCATCGAGCGCAGCGCCCGCACCTACGACTACACCCCTGCCCTGCCAGGCCAGCGCGAGCAGCTCGATCCGCTCAGCGGACAGCCCAGCGGTGGCGTGCAACAGTTCTTCGATCTGCTTAGCCAGCGCATGCGGCCGATGGTGGCCGAGGTGGCCCCCATCGACGCCAGTCGGCAGACCCTGTGGGGACACTCTTACGGCGGCCTGGCGGTACTGCATGCACTGTTCACCCGCCCTGGCGAGTTCAGCACCTACGCTGCCGCCAGCCCCTCGCTGTGGTGGCATGATGGCGCCGTCGTCAATGAGGCGCAGGGTTTGCAACAACGCCTGGGTGACGCCCGACCGAACCTGCTGCTGATGCGCGGCGGTGACGAGCCATCCAACCCGCGCGCAGCGGTCAAAGGTGATGTCGAGCGTCCAGCACGCGAACTGGTCGCTGACCTGGCGAAGGTGCAGGGACTACAGGTGCGCTTCGAACGCTTCGACGGGTTGGGGCATGGGCCGATGTTGCCGGCGTCCCTGCGACGAGTGATCGAGACGATGGCCAAGTAATCTCAGCACAGCCCGTCAACACTACATGTCATGGCGCTCAAGGGTTTACATATCTGAGGACATAAAGGCACAACTCACGGAACACAGCGGTCGGCATGTCAGTAATCTGTGCCTTGCCCAAGGTTTTACAACAAGCCGCTGCCATCTTTTGGCGCACTTCCTTGCCCATCAATCCGGCATGCACAACTTGCGAGTATTGAATGTATGAGCAAGGAAAACTCTCCTTGGCGTTGCGACTGATCTTGAAGCTCAGATGCGCTAGATATACAAACGCTTGCCCTAAGTAGTTCTGCTGCGGGGCTAGTTCGCCGATGGCGTTGCACGTGCTGTAGCAGACCGGCCGACTTTCCATATCGGTCTCCATACCGCGCAGATACAGGACGATTTGCGATCCAACCTTCTGCGTGCAGGCATTTTCGAAAGCATCGAGAATCTTTCGCGCGTTGGCCTGCGCTTCCTCGATCTGGGTCAAGGTCACCACGCGCTCCAGCTCGCCTTTGGCCACGCTTTTAACCACCCGGTCGAGCGAGGCCCAATGGCTGAGCTCCTTCTGGCAAGCAATCACATGCACTTCGAACTGGTAGCCAAGATTCGCCGCTACTGGGGGGAACTTGGCGAAACCTGGGTTATCCAGGGCCGTTTCCATGATGATGTTGTACTTGTTCTCCATGGCATAGCTACAGATCATCTCGCCCAACCGCCAGATAAAATCCTCGGTGTGCTCGTAGACATGCAGCACGCCGTTAGGCTTCATCGTCTCGTAGGACGGGTGCAGCTCGCGGAAGGAAGGCAGGTACAAGCGCACATAGTTTTCGTAGCGCTTGCTGCGTAACAGGGTGTTCTCCAGCAGGTAGGTTTTACCCGAGCCCTGGGCGCCGGCGAGGATGAGGATCTTCGGACTGGGCAAGCTATCGCCCGCATCAATCTCACGGGTCTTGTTGAACAAGCTGTTATGGAGCTGCTCGAAAGCGTTTTGCACATCGACAGCAGTGAAGGGATATTGGGTACTCATAATCGTCTCTTGTTGATCTGCCCCGTATTGGGCAGATCAACAAGGTAGAGCACGCAGCATAACCAGCGAGGTAGATAGTTAAGCCGCTTAACCCTTGACGCAAACCACCTGGCGCAAGGTATGCACAACCTCCACCAACTCGCGCTGAGCCAGCATGACAGCATCGATGTCCTTGTAGGCCATGGGAATCTCATCGATCACCTGCTTGTCCTTGCGGCACTCGACATGGGCCGTGGCGCGGCGCTGATCCTCGACAGTGAAACGGCTCTTGGCCTTGGTTCGGCTCATCACTCGCCCGGCACCGTGGCTGCACGAGCAGAACGACTGCTCATTACCCAGCCCACGCACGATAAAGCTCTTGGCAC comes from the Pseudomonas urmiensis genome and includes:
- the exaC gene encoding acetaldehyde dehydrogenase ExaC, whose amino-acid sequence is MRYAHPGTEGSKVSFKSRYGNFIGGEFVAPVKGQYFENTSPVNGKLIAEFPRSTAEDIDKALDAAHAAADAWGRTSVQDRSNVLLKIADRIEQNLELLAITETWDNGKPVRETLNADIPLAVDHFRYFAGCIRAQEGGAAEINEGTVAYHIHEPLGVVGQIIPWNFPILMAAWKLAPALAAGNCVVLKPAEQTPLGITVLVELIGDLLPPGVLNVVQGYGREAGEALATSKRIAKIAFTGSTPVGSHIMKCAAENIIPSTVELGGKSPNIYFEDIMQAEPSFIDKAAEGMVLAFFNQGEVCTCPSRALVQESIYPQFMEAVLNKVKKIKRGDPLDTDTMVGAQASQQQFEKILSYLDIAQEEGAELLTGGKVEKLEGALATGYYIQPTLLKGNNKMRVFQEEIFGPVVSVTTFKDEAEALAIANDTEFGLGAGVWTRDINRAYRMGRGIKAGRVWTNCYHLYPAHAAFGGYKKSGVGRETHKMMLDHYQQTKNLLVSYDINPLGFF
- the eat gene encoding ethanolamine permease, which encodes MPSDHSGSTPATSSVDFEKVGSDYFQQRELKKGAAGWVLLVGLGVAYVISGDYAGWNFGLAQGGWGGMFLATLLMATMYLCMCFSLAELSSMIPTAGGGYGFARSAFGPWGGFLTGTAILIEYAIAPAAIAVFIGAYCQSLFGIGGWMIYLAFYIVFIGIHIFGVGEALKLMFIITAVAAIALVVFLIGMVPHFDAANLFDIAPTSAAGASSFLPFGYIGVWAAIPYAIWFFLAVEGVPLAAEETKNPKRDLPRGLIGAMLVLLAFALLILVIGPGGAGSEALKASGNPLVEALSKAYGGSTWMGNFVNLVGLAGLIASFFSIIYAYSRQIFALSRAGYLPRKLSETNKSKAPVLALVIPGIIGFALSLTGQGDLLILVAVFGATLSYVLMMAAHITLRIRRPKMERPYRTPGGIFTSGVALVLACLAVVAGFLVDPRVVIGAAVIYGVLIAYFAFYSRHHLVAGTPEEEFAAIQKAEEALH
- a CDS encoding ethanolamine ammonia-lyase subunit EutB, which translates into the protein MASFVHTVGNLVYRFDSLKEVMAKASPARSGDFLAGVAASNDGERVAAQMALANIPLTHFLSEALIPYEQDEVTRLIIDSHDAEAFAPVSHLTVGGLRDWLLGEDATQDSLRALAPGLTPEMAAAVSKIMRVQDLVLVAQKIRVETQFRGTMGLRGRLSTRLQPNHPTDEPAGIAASILDGLLYGNGDAMIGINPATDSISSICAMLEMLDAIIQRYQIPTQACVLTHVTTSIEAINRGVPLDLVFQSIAGTEAANAGFGINLNVLQEGYEAGLSLKRGTLGQNLMYFETGQGSALSANAHHGVDQQTCETRAYAVARHFKPFLVNTVVGFIGPEYLYNGKQIIRAGLEDHFCGKLLGVPMGCDICYTNHAEADQDDMDTLLTLLGVAGINFIMGIPGSDDIMLNYQTTSFHDALYARQTLGLKPGPEFEAWLERTGIFTQADGRIRFGDNLPPAFRQALAQLA
- the eutC gene encoding ethanolamine ammonia-lyase subunit EutC; translation: MERHTPTHDNPWLALRNLTPARIALGRSGISLPTGAQLDFQFAHAQARDAVHLAFDHASLRSQLSERGRDSLLLHSAASDRDQYLQRPDLGRRLNQESVQQLREHAQANPGGVDLAIVVADGLSALAVHRHTLPLLARFEEQAAADGWSSAPVVLVEQGRVAVADEVGELLGARMTVMLIGERPGLSSPDSLGLYFTYGPKVGLTDAYRNCISNVRLEGLSYGMAAHRLLYLMREACRRQLSGVNLKDEAEVHSLDTENSSSKSGNFLLGEE
- a CDS encoding GNAT family N-acetyltransferase, which gives rise to MRIIKATLEHLDLLNPLFVKYREFYGQLPYPDSSRSFLEKRLRLKESVIYLALADDDDSKLLGFCQLYPSFSSLSLKRVWILNDIYVAEDARRMLVADHLMREAKKMAKETNAVRMRVSTSSDNEVAKKTYESMGFREDTEFTSYILPINQD
- a CDS encoding DedA family protein encodes the protein MDFNPLDLILHLDAYLDLLVTNYGPWIYAILFAVIFCETGLVVMPFLPGDSLLFIAGAVAAGGGMDPVLLSGLLMAAAIMGDSTNYVIGRTAGERLFNKPDSKIFRRDYLQRTHEFYERHGGKTVTLARFLPILRTFAPFVAGIAHMHYPRFLAFSVAGSLLWVGGLVTLGFFFGNVPFIKQHLSLMVVAIIVLSLVPMILGLLRGRFGRAAKAH
- a CDS encoding zinc-dependent peptidase encodes the protein MWSLRAWRRRRTLARYPIDAQLWQAVREQLPLLDGISEEEDRWLREACVLFLHDKHLTTLPGVELDDQQPLLLAAQAQLPLLHLGDLDWYQGFHEIILYPDDFKSPQRHRDASGVEHVYDGEHSGEAWQQGPVILAWDGVLSGGGWEAYNLVIHELAHKLDMLNGDANGLPPLHSDMHVGDWSKAMQHAYDDLNRQLDANPEAETAIDPYAAENPGEFFAVTSEYFFSAPDLLHQAYPQVYQQLALFYRQDPLARLSQLQAEHPLYRDHQH
- the ppa gene encoding inorganic diphosphatase, giving the protein MSYSKIPAGKDLPNDIYVAIEIPANHAPIKYEIDKDSDALFVDRFMATPMFYPANYGYIPNTLADDGDPLDVLVVTPYPVAPGSVIRARPVGILNMTDDGGGDAKVIAVPHDKLSQLYVDVKEYTDLPALLIQQIEHFFANYKDLEKGKWVKIEGWDGADAARAAITKSVAAYKG